The following proteins are encoded in a genomic region of Streptococcus cristatus AS 1.3089:
- a CDS encoding isoprenyl transferase — protein sequence MFSFKKKEKLDEALLVPKHIGIIMDGNGRWAKKRMQPRVFGHKAGMEALQEVTIAAKEMGVQVLTVYAFSTENWARPEKEVSFIMNLPVEFYDRYVPELHRNNVKIQMIGDTKRLPKATFEALEKAEELTRLNTGLILNFALNYGGRAEINKAVQKLAQDVLDAKVQPADITEEMLGDYLYTSSLPVGLRDPDLVIRTSGELRLSNFLPWQTAYSELYFTDILWPDFDEKALKDAVVEYNRRNRRFGGV from the coding sequence ATGTTTAGTTTTAAGAAAAAAGAAAAGCTCGATGAGGCCTTGCTTGTTCCCAAGCATATAGGGATTATCATGGATGGCAATGGTCGTTGGGCAAAAAAACGCATGCAGCCACGTGTCTTCGGTCATAAGGCAGGCATGGAAGCCTTGCAAGAGGTAACGATTGCAGCCAAGGAGATGGGCGTGCAGGTTTTGACTGTCTACGCCTTTTCAACGGAAAACTGGGCGCGACCAGAAAAAGAAGTGTCCTTCATTATGAATTTGCCGGTTGAGTTTTATGACCGCTATGTGCCAGAATTACACAGAAACAATGTAAAAATTCAAATGATTGGCGACACGAAGCGACTTCCTAAAGCAACCTTTGAGGCCTTGGAGAAGGCTGAGGAGCTGACTCGCTTGAATACGGGGTTGATTTTGAATTTCGCCCTGAACTACGGCGGCCGAGCTGAAATCAATAAAGCGGTTCAGAAGCTTGCCCAAGATGTTTTAGATGCGAAAGTCCAACCAGCGGATATTACAGAGGAAATGCTTGGAGATTATCTCTACACCAGCAGTCTGCCTGTAGGTTTACGGGATCCTGACTTGGTCATTCGTACAAGTGGCGAGCTGCGCCTTAGCAATTTTCTGCCTTGGCAGACAGCATATAGCGAGTTGTATTTTACAGATATCCTTTGGCCGGATTTCGATGAGAAGGCTTTGAAGGATGCGGTTGTAGAATATAATCGTCGCAATCGACGCTTTGGCGGCGTATAA
- the yajC gene encoding preprotein translocase subunit YajC, protein MNPTMMIIFFVVLVGMMYFQVRTQKKQAEKRMESLNKLQKGYEVITIGGLYGTVDEVDSERKTVVLDVDGVFLTFELAAIKTVLPLTEGIPAAAGVEGDIAVSDEDTAIEE, encoded by the coding sequence ATGAATCCAACAATGATGATTATTTTTTTTGTTGTACTAGTAGGAATGATGTATTTCCAAGTACGGACACAGAAAAAGCAAGCTGAAAAACGGATGGAGAGCCTTAATAAACTGCAAAAAGGCTATGAAGTCATTACCATTGGTGGTCTTTACGGAACTGTTGACGAAGTTGATTCAGAGCGTAAGACAGTTGTCTTGGACGTAGACGGTGTTTTCTTGACATTTGAATTGGCAGCCATTAAGACTGTTTTGCCATTGACAGAAGGCATCCCAGCTGCTGCGGGAGTGGAAGGCGATATCGCTGTGTCTGATGAAGATACTGCAATTGAAGAATAG
- the tkt gene encoding transketolase → MSQLSVNAIRFLGIDAIEKSKSGHPGVVMGAAPMAYDLFTKQLRINPEEPNWINRDRFVLSAGHGSMLLYALLHLSGFKDVSMEEIKNFRQWGSKTPGHPEFGHTAGVDATTGPLGQGISTATGFAQAERFLAAKYNRDGYPIFDHYTYVICGDGDLMEGVSAEAASYAGLQKLDKLVVLYDSNDINLDGETKDSFTENVRARYEAYGWHTALVEDGTDLVAIDAAINEAKASGKPSLIEVKTVIGYGSPNKQGTNAVHGAPLGAEEAEATRKALGWDYAPFEIPEEVYADYRTNVAERGAAAYDAWKQLVEDYKQAHPELAAEVTAIIAGQDPVEIKPEDFPVLENGFSQATRNSSQDALNAAAKVLPTFLGGSADLAHSNMTYIKEDGLQDDAHRLNRNIQFGVREFAMGTILNGMALHGGLRVYGGTFFVFSDYVKAAVRLSALQSLPVTYVFTHDSIAVGEDGPTHEPIEHLAGLRAIPNLTVLRPADARETQAAWYLALKSQSTPTALVLTRQNLTVEEGTDFDKVAKGAYVVYETGADFDTILLASGSEVNLAVAAAKALAAEGAKIRVVSVPSTELFDAQDAAYKEEILPNVVRRRVAIEMAASQPWYKYVGLDGAVIGIDQFGASAPAGKVLEEYGFTVEHVAEVVKNLK, encoded by the coding sequence ATGTCACAATTATCTGTTAATGCCATTCGCTTTTTAGGAATTGACGCGATTGAAAAGTCTAAGTCAGGTCACCCTGGCGTAGTCATGGGCGCTGCGCCAATGGCTTACGACCTATTTACCAAACAACTGCGTATCAATCCAGAAGAGCCAAATTGGATTAACCGCGATCGCTTCGTTTTGTCTGCAGGACACGGCTCTATGTTGCTTTATGCCTTGCTCCATCTGTCTGGCTTTAAAGATGTCAGCATGGAAGAAATCAAAAACTTCCGCCAATGGGGCTCTAAGACACCAGGTCACCCAGAGTTTGGTCATACGGCTGGAGTTGATGCGACGACTGGACCATTGGGACAAGGGATTTCTACAGCGACTGGATTTGCTCAGGCAGAGCGTTTCTTGGCTGCCAAGTACAACCGTGATGGCTATCCAATTTTCGACCATTACACTTACGTCATCTGTGGTGATGGTGATTTGATGGAGGGGGTTTCAGCTGAGGCGGCTTCTTACGCTGGATTGCAAAAGCTGGACAAGCTGGTTGTTCTCTATGATTCAAATGATATCAACTTGGACGGGGAAACCAAGGATTCCTTTACAGAAAATGTTCGTGCCCGCTATGAAGCCTACGGTTGGCATACTGCCTTGGTAGAAGACGGCACAGATCTTGTAGCTATTGATGCAGCTATCAATGAAGCGAAAGCTTCTGGCAAGCCATCTTTGATTGAAGTTAAGACGGTTATCGGTTACGGTTCTCCAAACAAGCAAGGAACTAATGCAGTTCACGGTGCGCCTCTTGGAGCAGAAGAAGCAGAAGCTACTCGTAAAGCCTTGGGCTGGGATTATGCGCCATTTGAGATTCCTGAGGAAGTCTATGCAGACTACCGTACAAATGTAGCAGAGCGTGGTGCAGCGGCTTACGATGCTTGGAAACAGCTAGTAGAGGACTACAAGCAAGCCCATCCAGAATTGGCAGCAGAAGTAACAGCCATCATTGCTGGTCAGGATCCAGTAGAAATCAAACCAGAAGACTTCCCAGTGCTTGAAAATGGCTTCTCTCAAGCAACTCGTAATTCTAGTCAGGATGCCCTCAATGCAGCAGCTAAGGTCCTTCCAACTTTCCTCGGCGGTTCTGCTGACTTAGCTCATTCCAATATGACCTACATCAAGGAAGACGGCTTGCAGGATGATGCCCACCGTCTCAACCGCAACATCCAATTTGGTGTGCGCGAGTTTGCTATGGGAACAATTCTCAACGGTATGGCGCTTCATGGTGGCCTTCGCGTTTACGGTGGTACCTTCTTCGTCTTCTCAGACTATGTCAAGGCAGCTGTCCGTTTGTCTGCCCTTCAAAGCTTGCCAGTGACTTATGTCTTCACACATGACTCAATTGCAGTTGGTGAAGATGGCCCAACTCACGAACCGATTGAGCATTTGGCTGGTCTGCGTGCCATTCCAAACCTGACTGTCCTTCGCCCAGCAGATGCGCGTGAAACTCAGGCGGCTTGGTACCTGGCCCTTAAGAGTCAATCAACTCCAACTGCTCTGGTCTTGACCCGTCAGAATCTGACAGTCGAAGAAGGTACAGACTTTGACAAGGTAGCTAAAGGAGCTTATGTGGTTTACGAAACGGGAGCAGATTTCGATACTATCTTGCTAGCGTCTGGTTCTGAGGTTAATTTGGCTGTTGCAGCTGCTAAAGCACTTGCAGCAGAAGGCGCTAAAATCCGCGTAGTCAGCGTGCCATCAACAGAGCTTTTTGACGCTCAAGATGCAGCCTACAAAGAAGAAATTTTGCCAAATGTAGTTCGTCGCCGCGTAGCAATCGAAATGGCAGCTAGCCAGCCTTGGTACAAGTATGTCGGCTTGGACGGCGCAGTTATCGGAATCGACCAGTTCGGTGCATCTGCTCCAGCAGGCAAAGTTCTGGAAGAATACGGCTTTACAGTTGAGCACGTAGCAGAAGTTGTTAAAAATCTTAAATAA
- the msrB gene encoding peptide-methionine (R)-S-oxide reductase MsrB, translating to MAEIYLAGGCFWGLEEYFSRIAGVEKTTVGYANGQVESTNYQLIHQTDHAETVHLIYDEEKISLREILLYYFRVIDPLSINKQGNDIGRQYRTGVYYVREEDRATIEQVFAEQEEQLGQKLAVELEPLRHYILAEDYHQDYLKKNPTGYCHINVKDAEQPLVDAGHYPKPNQQQLKAVLTEEQYQVTQQSATERPFHNAYNSTFEAGIYVDVTTGEPLFFAADKFESGCGWPSFARPIAREVIKYYQDLSHGMERIEVRSRSGNAHLGHVFTDGPQELGGLRYCINSAALRFIPREQMEEEGYGYLLSYMD from the coding sequence ATGGCAGAAATTTATCTAGCAGGCGGTTGTTTCTGGGGCTTGGAGGAATATTTTTCTCGAATTGCAGGCGTTGAGAAAACGACAGTAGGCTATGCCAATGGGCAAGTAGAGTCCACCAACTACCAGCTCATTCACCAGACCGACCACGCGGAGACGGTGCACTTGATTTATGACGAAGAAAAAATCAGCCTGCGGGAAATTTTGCTCTACTATTTCCGAGTCATTGACCCCTTATCTATCAACAAACAGGGTAATGATATAGGCCGTCAGTATCGGACAGGTGTTTACTATGTCCGTGAGGAAGATCGCGCCACTATCGAGCAGGTTTTTGCTGAACAGGAGGAGCAATTAGGACAAAAGTTGGCTGTAGAGCTAGAGCCCTTGCGCCATTATATCTTGGCCGAGGATTATCATCAGGACTATCTCAAGAAAAATCCGACGGGTTATTGCCATATCAATGTCAAGGATGCTGAGCAGCCCTTGGTCGATGCGGGTCATTATCCCAAGCCGAACCAGCAGCAGCTTAAGGCTGTGTTGACTGAGGAGCAATATCAGGTGACCCAGCAGAGCGCAACGGAGCGCCCTTTCCATAATGCTTATAATAGCACTTTTGAGGCAGGGATTTATGTTGATGTGACGACTGGGGAGCCACTCTTTTTTGCGGCTGACAAGTTTGAATCTGGCTGTGGCTGGCCTAGCTTTGCTCGTCCTATCGCTCGCGAGGTGATCAAGTATTATCAAGATTTGAGCCATGGCATGGAGCGAATCGAAGTGCGGAGTCGCTCAGGAAATGCCCATCTGGGTCATGTTTTTACCGACGGACCTCAAGAATTAGGCGGCCTGCGCTACTGCATCAACTCAGCAGCTCTGCGATTTATCCCGAGAGAGCAAATGGAAGAGGAAGGCTACGGCTACCTGCTATCCTATATGGACTAA
- a CDS encoding sensor histidine kinase — protein MFRKLRIRFILIASVAVTGILFFLVGALNSVRFLQTTGEIQAVLNILSDNRGEFPSVQATAQALDNDHISIDTIYQYRYYSAVFNEDGTVYSSNLNNISNLSKEQALKSAKSVIKQQRKNGIFTIGSQYYSYQVTRDAKTKRYLVVVLDSTKYLEDHNDFLWVSIRSALYSVIFFIVIISIVSSWAIRPYVRNYEKQKRFITNAGHELKTPLAIISANTELQELMTGENEWTESTKDQVNRLSNLINQMVSLARLEEQPDIALVDVDFSSLVQKAAQDFKSVAEQAGKGYQIKVQEGIHVKASQDELYELVSILIDNACKYCDEDGQIFVTLTKAKRRKRARLIVSNSYANGENVDYSRFFDRFYREDESHNHKRAGYGIGLSMAESLVNLFKGKIAVSYKKGLIAFTVLI, from the coding sequence ATGTTTCGGAAACTTAGAATTCGCTTTATCCTCATCGCATCAGTAGCTGTCACAGGCATTCTATTTTTTCTAGTTGGGGCGCTCAACTCAGTCCGTTTTCTTCAAACGACTGGAGAAATTCAAGCTGTATTGAATATCCTGTCAGACAATCGGGGGGAATTTCCCAGCGTTCAGGCCACGGCTCAGGCTTTAGATAATGACCATATCTCGATTGATACTATTTATCAATACCGCTATTATAGCGCTGTATTTAATGAAGATGGGACGGTCTACTCATCCAATCTGAACAATATTTCTAACCTGTCTAAAGAGCAAGCCTTAAAATCGGCCAAATCAGTCATCAAGCAGCAACGCAAGAATGGGATTTTTACTATCGGCAGCCAGTATTACTCCTATCAGGTAACGCGGGATGCAAAGACCAAGCGTTACTTGGTTGTCGTGCTGGATTCGACCAAATACCTTGAGGATCACAATGACTTTTTGTGGGTTTCCATTCGTTCGGCTCTTTATAGCGTCATTTTCTTTATTGTCATCATTTCCATCGTGTCTAGCTGGGCCATTCGCCCCTATGTCAGGAATTATGAGAAGCAGAAGCGCTTCATCACCAATGCCGGTCATGAATTGAAAACGCCTCTGGCAATCATTTCGGCCAATACGGAATTGCAAGAACTGATGACGGGAGAAAATGAGTGGACGGAAAGTACCAAGGATCAAGTCAATCGCCTCAGCAATCTCATCAATCAAATGGTCAGTCTGGCTCGGTTGGAGGAGCAACCAGATATTGCCTTGGTAGATGTGGATTTTTCCAGTCTAGTCCAAAAGGCAGCCCAAGATTTTAAATCTGTAGCTGAGCAAGCTGGGAAGGGTTATCAGATTAAGGTTCAGGAAGGCATCCATGTCAAGGCCAGTCAGGATGAACTCTATGAATTGGTTAGTATTTTGATTGACAATGCTTGCAAATACTGCGATGAGGACGGTCAGATTTTTGTGACCCTGACCAAGGCCAAACGTAGAAAACGGGCACGCTTGATTGTTTCCAATAGCTATGCTAATGGGGAAAATGTCGACTATAGCCGCTTCTTTGACCGCTTTTACCGCGAAGATGAGTCCCATAACCACAAGCGGGCAGGCTACGGAATCGGCCTCTCTATGGCCGAAAGTCTGGTCAATCTTTTTAAAGGGAAAATCGCAGTCAGTTATAAAAAAGGCTTGATTGCATTCACCGTTCTCATTTAG
- a CDS encoding response regulator transcription factor, producing the protein MKILLAEDEEQLSRVLQTAMIHEGYEVDAVFDGQKAVDLALENAYDLMILDIMMPKKTGLEALREIRQSGNTSQVIMLTAMSEIDDKVTGLDAGADDYLTKPFSLKELLARLRSMSRRLEAFTPNLLQVGRTSLDVGEHELASSNSIRLASKESKMMEFLMLNSGKKLTTKEIFQHVWKGEQSEDLDEGFVWIYISYLRQKLKAINADLAILGEENGSFCLVSVEGDKYVSET; encoded by the coding sequence ATGAAAATTTTGTTAGCAGAAGATGAGGAGCAGCTCTCCCGTGTTTTACAAACAGCCATGATCCACGAAGGTTACGAGGTGGATGCGGTTTTTGATGGACAAAAGGCTGTTGACTTAGCTTTGGAAAATGCCTATGACTTGATGATTTTAGATATTATGATGCCGAAGAAAACGGGTCTAGAAGCTCTAAGAGAAATCCGTCAGTCAGGAAATACGAGTCAGGTCATCATGCTGACGGCTATGTCAGAAATTGACGACAAGGTCACAGGCCTAGATGCGGGTGCGGACGATTATCTGACCAAGCCTTTCTCCCTCAAGGAACTTTTAGCCCGTCTGCGCTCCATGTCCCGTCGCTTGGAGGCTTTCACTCCCAATCTGTTGCAGGTTGGTCGGACCAGTCTGGACGTCGGTGAGCACGAATTAGCCAGCTCCAATTCCATCCGCCTGGCTAGTAAGGAATCCAAAATGATGGAATTTTTGATGCTAAATAGTGGCAAAAAGCTGACAACAAAAGAAATTTTTCAGCATGTTTGGAAGGGAGAGCAAAGCGAGGACTTGGATGAAGGCTTTGTCTGGATCTATATCTCCTATCTCCGCCAGAAGCTCAAGGCCATCAATGCAGACCTGGCTATTTTAGGTGAGGAAAATGGCAGCTTTTGCCTAGTGTCAGTAGAAGGAGACAAGTATGTTTCGGAAACTTAG
- a CDS encoding GTP pyrophosphokinase, whose translation MHEQAIYGKYGDYLPKILEDISQRIKAENKKIKQETGHKLFEHFNARVKDEASMLEKCTRKNLPQTPESSLKKIRDAIGIRIVCGFIDDIYQTIDVIRGLEGCKIILEKDYILSAKPNGYRSYHLILEVETPYEDCLGNQPGSYFVEVQLRTIAMDSWASLEHQMKYKHEIKDTKRIVRELKRCADELASCDVTMQTIRNLIRESE comes from the coding sequence ATGCACGAGCAAGCTATTTATGGCAAATACGGTGACTATTTGCCCAAAATACTAGAAGATATCAGTCAGCGTATCAAAGCTGAAAATAAAAAAATAAAGCAGGAAACGGGACATAAGCTGTTTGAGCATTTTAATGCTCGTGTCAAGGATGAGGCCAGCATGCTGGAAAAATGTACTCGTAAAAATCTGCCCCAGACACCTGAGTCTTCCCTTAAGAAAATCCGTGATGCAATAGGGATTCGGATTGTTTGTGGCTTTATTGACGATATTTACCAGACGATTGATGTTATTCGGGGGCTGGAGGGCTGCAAGATTATCCTTGAGAAGGACTACATCCTGTCGGCCAAGCCAAATGGCTACCGCTCCTATCATTTGATTTTAGAAGTGGAAACGCCCTACGAAGACTGTTTGGGCAATCAGCCTGGCTCTTATTTTGTGGAAGTCCAGCTGCGGACCATTGCCATGGATTCTTGGGCTAGTCTGGAGCATCAGATGAAATACAAGCATGAAATCAAAGATACCAAGCGGATTGTCCGAGAGCTGAAACGCTGTGCGGATGAGCTGGCTTCCTGTGATGTGACTATGCAGACCATCCGTAATCTGATCCGAGAAAGTGAGTAG
- a CDS encoding arsenate reductase family protein — translation MLQFIEYPKCSTCRKAKAELIQLGLDFEAVDIVKETPSQEELLQWMTNSDLEIKSFFNTSGIKYRELGLKDKVPNFSAEEAAALLATDGMLIKRPLLVQDGRIVQVGYRTEYKELNL, via the coding sequence ATGTTGCAATTTATCGAATATCCTAAGTGTTCTACTTGCCGTAAGGCCAAGGCTGAGCTGATTCAATTGGGGTTGGACTTTGAAGCGGTGGACATTGTCAAGGAAACGCCCAGCCAAGAGGAGCTTCTGCAGTGGATGACTAATTCTGATTTGGAAATCAAGTCTTTCTTTAATACCAGTGGTATCAAGTACCGAGAATTGGGACTCAAGGACAAGGTGCCTAATTTTTCTGCTGAGGAGGCAGCTGCGCTTTTGGCAACAGACGGTATGCTCATCAAGCGGCCACTGCTAGTCCAAGATGGTCGAATTGTGCAAGTCGGCTACCGAACCGAATACAAAGAACTAAATCTTTAG
- a CDS encoding methylated-DNA--[protein]-cysteine S-methyltransferase encodes MTYYKKIYKSPLGDLSLVADESGLVGTWFLGQKYFERGLTEVPILGNHPFLDLASDFLDAYFSSQQPDPAALPLSAQGTDFQQRVWAYLQTIPYGQTVTYGRLAQELKVNSAQAVGGAVGRNPLSILVPCHRVLGSQGQLTGYAGGLDKKIWLLEHEGVQLDRSAKVL; translated from the coding sequence ATGACCTATTATAAGAAAATTTACAAAAGTCCCTTGGGGGACCTTTCCTTAGTTGCCGATGAGTCTGGACTTGTCGGTACTTGGTTTTTAGGACAGAAGTATTTTGAGCGAGGCTTGACAGAAGTTCCTATTTTAGGCAATCATCCTTTTCTGGACTTGGCCAGCGACTTTTTGGATGCCTATTTTTCCAGTCAGCAGCCCGATCCAGCAGCCCTCCCCTTGTCTGCCCAAGGAACGGACTTTCAGCAGCGAGTTTGGGCCTATCTCCAGACCATCCCCTATGGACAAACGGTGACCTATGGTCGGCTTGCTCAGGAATTGAAGGTCAACTCAGCCCAAGCTGTGGGCGGGGCTGTAGGGCGCAATCCCCTGTCTATCCTAGTTCCCTGCCACCGAGTTTTGGGGAGTCAGGGGCAATTGACAGGTTATGCGGGTGGTCTCGATAAGAAAATTTGGCTTTTGGAACATGAAGGTGTCCAGCTTGACAGAAGCGCAAAAGTCCTCTAA
- a CDS encoding 3-phosphoglycerate dehydrogenase family protein — protein sequence MVFSVKTFNNINQIGLKELGNAFQIDGDKSDNPDAYILRSQNLHGQDFPSNLKAIARAGAGTNNIPVDQATAQGIVVFNTPGANANAVKEAVLASILLSARDYIAANSWANGLSGDDVPKQVEAGKKQFAGTEIANKTLGVIGLGAIGGRIANDAYRLGMNVLGYDPYVSIETAWNISSHVKRVADIKEIFEKSDYITIHVPLTEDTRETFNQAAFEAMQKGTTIINFARGELVDNAALFEALEAGVVKRYITDFGVEELLNHPQITVFPHLGGSTEEAELNCAIMAGKTIRRFMETGEIINSVNFPNVRQALSAPYRITLINKNVPNIVARISTAVSDLNINIDNIINRSKGDYAYTLLDLDESDESKIQELVDKFENSDNIVRVRLIKK from the coding sequence ATGGTCTTTAGTGTCAAAACCTTTAACAATATCAATCAAATTGGACTCAAGGAGCTGGGCAATGCTTTTCAGATTGACGGAGACAAGTCTGACAATCCAGATGCCTATATCCTGCGCAGTCAAAACCTGCATGGACAGGATTTTCCAAGTAATTTAAAAGCTATTGCGCGAGCAGGCGCAGGAACCAATAATATTCCTGTTGACCAAGCAACAGCTCAGGGAATCGTGGTCTTCAATACGCCTGGAGCCAATGCCAACGCGGTGAAAGAAGCTGTCTTGGCTTCCATTCTTCTGTCTGCGCGTGACTATATCGCAGCTAACAGTTGGGCTAATGGTCTTTCTGGTGATGATGTTCCCAAGCAAGTGGAAGCTGGCAAAAAGCAGTTTGCGGGTACAGAAATTGCCAATAAAACCTTGGGTGTCATCGGTCTGGGAGCTATTGGTGGACGCATTGCTAATGATGCCTACCGTCTGGGAATGAATGTCCTTGGCTATGACCCGTATGTATCCATTGAGACGGCTTGGAATATCTCTAGTCATGTCAAACGGGTAGCAGACATCAAGGAAATTTTTGAAAAAAGCGACTACATCACTATCCATGTACCTCTAACTGAGGATACTCGTGAGACCTTTAATCAAGCGGCTTTTGAAGCCATGCAAAAAGGTACCACAATTATCAATTTCGCCCGGGGTGAGCTGGTGGACAATGCAGCCCTCTTTGAGGCCTTAGAAGCTGGTGTTGTTAAACGCTATATCACAGACTTCGGCGTGGAGGAATTGCTCAACCATCCTCAGATTACCGTCTTTCCGCATCTGGGTGGCTCAACCGAAGAAGCTGAGCTCAACTGTGCTATCATGGCCGGCAAGACTATTCGTCGCTTCATGGAAACGGGCGAGATTATCAACTCAGTCAATTTCCCTAATGTCCGTCAGGCGCTCTCAGCTCCTTATCGGATTACTCTGATTAACAAAAATGTGCCCAATATTGTGGCTCGGATTTCAACAGCGGTCAGTGATTTAAATATCAATATTGATAATATCATCAACCGTTCTAAAGGCGACTATGCCTATACTTTGCTGGATCTGGATGAGTCGGACGAAAGCAAGATTCAGGAGTTGGTGGATAAGTTTGAAAATAGCGACAATATCGTGCGCGTGCGTTTGATTAAGAAATGA